One Elephas maximus indicus isolate mEleMax1 chromosome X, mEleMax1 primary haplotype, whole genome shotgun sequence DNA segment encodes these proteins:
- the NYX gene encoding nyctalopin, which yields MVLGLPGAWATEACVRTCPTACVCSSSERGCSVRCDRAGLLRVPAEFPCEAASIDLDRNGLRFLGERAFGTLPSLRRLSLRHNNLSFITPGAFKGLSGLAELRLAHNGDLRYLHARTFAALGRLRRLDLASCRLFSVPERLLAELPALRELAAFDNLFRRVPGALRGLANLTHVHLERGRIEAVASSSLQGLRCLRSLSLQANHVRTVQAGAFRDCSALEHLLLNDNLLAGLPADAFRGLCRLRTLNLGGNALGRVERTWFADLAELELLYLDRNSIAFVEEGSFQNLSGLLALHLNSNRLTVLAWAAFQPGFFLGHLFLFRNPWRCDCRLEWLRDWMESSGHVADMLCTSPGSVAGLDLSEVAFGHSSDGLCVDPKELNLTATSPGPSPEPAATTVSRFSSLLSKLLAPRAPVEEVANTTEVLANTSLSSSLPSHGVGCWGCKTTILLISYLLCNVVQHVVFGLHMD from the coding sequence ATGGTGCTGGGCCTGCCCGGCGCCTGGGCCACGGAAGCCTGCGTGCGCACCTGCCCTACCGCCTGTGTCTGCAGCAGCTCTGAGCGCGGCTGCTCGGTGCGTTGTGACCGCGCGGGCCTCCTGCGTGTGCCGGCCGAGTTCCCGTGCGAGGCGGCTTCCATTGACCTGGACCGCAACGGCTTGCGCTTCCTGGGCGAGCGGGCCTTCGGCACGTTGCCATCGCTGCGCCGCCTGTCGTTGCGCCACAACAACCTGTCGTTCATCACGCCCGGTGCCTTTAAGGGCCTGTCGGGTCTGGCTGAGCTGCGCCTGGCGCACAACGGCGACCTTCGCTACTTGCACGCGCGCACCTTCGCCGCGCTTGGTCGCTTGCGCCGCCTCGACCTGGCCTCCTGCCGCCTCTTCAGCGTGCCTGAGCGCCTCCTAGCCGAGCTGCCCGCCCTGCGGGAGCTCGCCGCCTTCGACAACCTGTTCCGCCGCGTGCCCGGGGCCCTGCGCGGCCTGGCTAACCTAACGCACGTGCACCTGGAGCGCGGCCGGATCGAGGCAGTGGCCTCCAGCTCGCTGCAGGGCCTGCGGTGTCTGCGCTCGCTCAGCCTGCAGGCCAACCATGTCCGCACCGTGCAAGCCGGCGCCTTCCGTGACTGCAGCGCCCTGGAGCACCTGCTGCTCAATGACAATCTGCTGGCCGGGCTGCCCGCCGACGCCTTCCGAGGCTTGTGCCGCCTGCGCACGCTTAACCTGGGCGGCAATGCTCTGGGCCGAGTGGAACGCACCTGGTTCGCAGACCTGGCAGAGCTGGAGCTGCTTTACCTGGACCGCAACAGCATCGCCTTCGTGGAGGAGGGCTCCTTCCAGAACCTCTCGGGCCTTCTGGCGCTGCACCTCAACAGCAACCGCCTCACTGTGCTAGCTTGGGCCGCCTTCCAGCCCGGCTTCTTCCTGGGCCACCTATTCCTCTTCCGAAACCCGTGGCGCTGTGACTGCCGCCTGGAGTGGCTGCGGGACTGGATGGAGAGCTCTGGGCACGTGGCCGACATGCTGTGCACCTCCCCGGGCTCCGTGGCTGGCCTGGACCTCAGCGAGGTGGCCTTTGGGCACTCCTCTGACGGCCTCTGTGTGGACCCGAAGGAGCTGAACCTCACTGCAACCAGTCCAGGCCCATCCCCAGAGCCAGCAGCTACCACTGTGAGCAGGTTCAGCAGCCTCCTCTCCAAGCTGCTGGCCCCTAGGGCCCCAGTGGAGGAGGTGGCCAACACCACCGAGGTGCTGGCCAACACCTCATTGTCCAGCAGCCTTCCCTCCCATGGGGTGGGATGCTGGGGCTGCAAGACCACAATTCTACTTATCTCTTATCTTCTGTGCAATGTGGTCCAGCATGTGGTGTTTGGCCTGCATATGGACTGA